One segment of Thermosulfurimonas sp. F29 DNA contains the following:
- a CDS encoding DUF433 domain-containing protein, with the protein MRFDRITLDPEVMGGKPCIRGLRITVGTIVGLIASGLTEDEILDLYPYLEREDIKQALAYAAWRSEEIEVPLDKAA; encoded by the coding sequence ATGCGATTTGATCGGATAACTTTGGATCCCGAGGTAATGGGGGGCAAACCCTGCATTCGAGGCCTGAGGATTACGGTAGGGACCATAGTGGGACTTATTGCCTCCGGTCTTACCGAGGACGAAATTCTTGACCTTTATCCTTATTTAGAAAGGGAAGACATAAAGCAGGCCTTAGCCTATGCGGCCTGGAGAAGCGAAGAAATCGAAGTTCCCCTGGACAAAGCCGCATGA
- the pgk gene encoding phosphoglycerate kinase, with the protein MRSVNELEVTGKRVLVRVDYNVPLSGGRVADDTRIRASLSTVRHLLERGARVILCSHLGRPKGKRVAELSLRPVADRLSELLGRPVRFAEDCVGEVAERAVKELGEGEVLLLENLRFHEGETKNDPSFAEALARLADLYVNDAFSVSHRAHASVVGVPERVGGKAAGFQLKREVEYLSRALEAPERPFVAVVGGAKISGKIEVLRNLLPRVDKLLIGGAMANTFLAAEGLSLGRSLVEESELETAREILLSARERGVKVYLPVDLVVAESEEAEEGEEVPVDSVPADRAAYDIGEETVALFAEALSGAGTIIWNGPLGLFEKSAFAYGTVAVARAMAAENGLTLAGGGDTLAAIRRAGVAHAFSYLSTGGGAFLEFLEGKELPGVAALKD; encoded by the coding sequence ATGCGAAGTGTTAACGAGCTGGAGGTGACCGGGAAGAGGGTTCTGGTGCGGGTGGACTACAATGTCCCTCTTTCCGGGGGGCGGGTGGCGGACGACACGCGCATCCGGGCGAGTCTATCCACGGTGAGACACCTTCTTGAGCGCGGGGCCAGGGTCATTCTCTGTTCGCACCTGGGCCGGCCCAAGGGAAAGCGGGTGGCGGAGCTATCCCTGCGCCCCGTGGCCGACCGTCTCTCCGAGCTTCTGGGCCGCCCGGTGCGGTTCGCCGAGGACTGCGTGGGCGAGGTGGCCGAGCGGGCCGTAAAGGAGCTCGGGGAGGGGGAGGTTCTTCTCCTCGAAAACCTCCGCTTCCACGAGGGCGAGACAAAAAACGACCCATCCTTTGCCGAGGCCCTGGCCCGTCTGGCCGATCTTTATGTAAACGACGCCTTCTCGGTGAGCCACCGGGCGCACGCCTCGGTGGTGGGGGTGCCGGAGAGGGTAGGGGGAAAGGCCGCGGGGTTTCAGCTCAAGCGCGAGGTGGAGTACCTTTCCCGGGCCCTTGAGGCGCCGGAGCGGCCCTTCGTGGCCGTGGTGGGTGGGGCCAAGATTTCCGGAAAAATCGAAGTTCTCCGGAACCTTCTTCCCCGGGTGGACAAGCTGCTTATCGGCGGGGCCATGGCCAACACCTTCCTTGCGGCCGAGGGCCTTTCCCTGGGACGCTCCCTGGTAGAGGAATCCGAGCTGGAAACGGCCCGGGAGATACTTCTTTCCGCCCGGGAGAGAGGGGTCAAGGTCTACCTTCCCGTGGATCTGGTGGTGGCCGAAAGCGAGGAGGCGGAGGAGGGGGAGGAGGTTCCGGTGGATTCCGTGCCGGCGGACAGAGCCGCTTACGACATCGGGGAGGAGACGGTGGCGCTCTTTGCCGAGGCCCTTTCCGGGGCCGGGACTATAATCTGGAACGGCCCCCTGGGGCTTTTTGAAAAATCGGCCTTCGCTTACGGCACGGTGGCGGTGGCCCGGGCCATGGCCGCGGAAAACGGGCTTACGCTGGCCGGAGGCGGAGATACGCTTGCGGCCATAAGGCGCGCCGGGGTGGCGCACGCCTTCTCCTACCTTTCCACCGGCGGCGGAGCCTTCCTGGAGTTCCTCGAGGGCAAGGAGCTTCCTGGGGTGGCCGCCCTCAAAGACTGA
- a CDS encoding type I glyceraldehyde-3-phosphate dehydrogenase has product MKLGINGLGRIGKLTLWHHVARKYFSEIVVNTGREVGRSLEDLAAYIEKDSTYGRLSTYLNGYRGGRVIENLNEKEGTMTINGVPVKILREHRNPKDIRWKEEGVRLVVDTTGVFRDPQAEPDHPKGALRGHLAAGAEKVILSAPFKLKDKEKGFPEDSVTVVYGINTEDYRPEKHRVISAASCTTTCLSYMVKPLLDHFGADRILSASMVTVHAVTNSQSVLDKPPKAGAKDLRKTRSIFNNIILTTTGAAEALALVIPEMRRIGFMAESVRIPTTTGSLIVLVVNLQDESLENRITREVINDIYRRAAEGPYKPYLLFTMEQNVSTDIIGYPVAAAIIEGAETHTRTALARVDLTKACKGITPEEVKGLSCAQVEVPITQAVIYGWYDNEFGSYVHMLGDLTVHIAEKML; this is encoded by the coding sequence ATGAAACTGGGAATCAACGGTTTGGGAAGGATTGGGAAGTTGACTCTCTGGCATCATGTGGCCCGGAAGTACTTTTCCGAGATCGTGGTGAACACCGGGCGCGAGGTGGGTCGTTCGCTGGAGGATCTCGCCGCTTACATAGAGAAGGACAGCACCTACGGAAGGCTCTCCACCTACCTTAACGGCTACCGGGGCGGACGGGTCATCGAAAACCTCAACGAAAAGGAAGGTACCATGACCATTAACGGGGTCCCGGTGAAGATCCTCCGCGAGCACCGCAATCCCAAGGACATCCGGTGGAAGGAGGAGGGGGTCCGCCTGGTGGTGGACACCACCGGGGTATTCCGGGATCCTCAGGCCGAGCCGGACCATCCCAAGGGAGCCCTGCGGGGGCATCTCGCCGCCGGGGCGGAGAAGGTCATTCTCTCCGCGCCCTTTAAACTCAAGGACAAGGAAAAGGGGTTTCCCGAGGATTCCGTCACCGTGGTTTACGGCATCAACACCGAGGACTATCGTCCGGAGAAGCACCGGGTCATTTCCGCGGCCTCCTGCACCACCACCTGTCTTTCCTACATGGTGAAGCCGCTTCTCGATCACTTCGGGGCCGACCGGATCCTTTCGGCCTCCATGGTCACGGTGCACGCGGTGACCAATTCCCAGTCGGTGCTGGACAAACCCCCCAAGGCCGGAGCCAAGGACCTCCGCAAGACCCGGAGCATATTCAACAACATCATCCTCACCACCACCGGAGCGGCCGAGGCCTTGGCCCTGGTAATTCCCGAGATGAGGCGGATCGGTTTCATGGCCGAAAGCGTGCGCATTCCCACCACCACCGGAAGTCTGATCGTGCTGGTGGTGAACCTTCAGGACGAGAGCCTGGAGAATCGCATCACCCGGGAGGTCATAAACGACATCTATCGCCGGGCTGCGGAGGGTCCCTACAAGCCCTATCTCCTCTTCACCATGGAGCAGAATGTCTCCACGGACATCATCGGCTATCCGGTGGCGGCGGCCATCATTGAGGGGGCCGAGACGCACACCCGCACGGCGTTGGCCCGGGTGGACCTTACCAAGGCCTGCAAGGGCATAACCCCTGAGGAGGTGAAGGGACTTTCCTGCGCCCAGGTGGAGGTCCCCATCACCCAGGCGGTGATCTACGGCTGGTACGACAACGAGTTCGGTTCCTATGTGCACATGCTGGGGGACCTCACCGTCCACATTGCGGAGAAGATGCTCTAG
- the gap gene encoding type I glyceraldehyde-3-phosphate dehydrogenase: MGIRVGINGFGRIGRAILRAVYKYPEFNEIDIVAINDLTDATTLAHLLKYDSVFGIFPHEIKVNENAIHVGEREIRVFQEREPSAIPWREVGVDYVIEATGRFTDANLARGHLEAGARRVVITAPAKNEDVTVVMGVNEYEYDPAKHRVVSNASCTTNCLAPVLKVLLDRFGVKRGFMTTVHAYTNDQRLLDLPHKDLRRARAAALNMIPTKTGAAVAVGRVIPELQGKIDGMAVRVPTPDVSLIDLTVEVEKETTVPEVNQAFRDSQNRYLRYIEEPLVSQDLLGDPHSAIVDGLCTKVIEGTLVKVLAWYDNEWGYSNRVLDLIRYMHSKES; encoded by the coding sequence ATGGGAATAAGGGTCGGTATCAATGGTTTCGGACGGATCGGCAGGGCCATTCTGCGGGCGGTTTACAAATATCCGGAATTTAATGAGATAGACATCGTAGCCATCAATGACCTTACCGATGCCACCACCCTGGCACATCTTCTCAAGTATGATTCAGTATTCGGGATTTTCCCGCACGAGATCAAAGTAAACGAGAATGCTATCCATGTAGGGGAACGCGAGATAAGGGTCTTTCAGGAACGGGAACCCTCGGCCATACCATGGCGGGAGGTGGGAGTGGATTATGTGATTGAGGCCACCGGGCGTTTTACCGACGCCAACCTGGCCCGGGGGCACCTCGAGGCCGGAGCCCGTCGGGTGGTCATAACCGCTCCGGCCAAGAACGAGGATGTGACGGTGGTTATGGGGGTAAACGAATACGAATACGACCCGGCGAAACACCGGGTGGTGTCCAACGCCTCCTGCACCACCAATTGTCTGGCACCGGTGCTCAAGGTGCTTCTGGATCGTTTCGGGGTCAAGCGGGGCTTCATGACCACCGTTCACGCCTACACCAACGACCAGCGTCTGCTGGACCTTCCCCACAAGGACCTGCGCCGGGCCCGGGCCGCAGCCCTGAACATGATCCCCACCAAGACCGGGGCTGCGGTGGCGGTGGGGCGGGTGATCCCGGAGCTTCAGGGGAAAATAGACGGTATGGCCGTGCGCGTGCCCACTCCGGATGTGTCCCTCATTGATCTCACCGTGGAGGTGGAGAAGGAGACCACGGTACCGGAGGTCAATCAGGCCTTTCGGGACTCTCAAAACCGTTATCTCCGCTACATCGAGGAACCCCTGGTTTCTCAGGATCTTCTCGGCGATCCCCACTCGGCCATCGTGGACGGCCTTTGCACCAAGGTCATCGAGGGCACCCTGGTTAAAGTGCTGGCCTGGTACGACAACGAGTGGGGTTATTCCAACCGGGTACTGGATCTAATTCGATACATGCATTCCAAAGAGAGCTGA
- a CDS encoding DUF6765 family protein, with protein sequence MQKDFHFYVLYILARSVGFGPGEAGVVAYASQFTDDAVEGDSLRFENGGFFQPVVTAHNYHSLRGAFESPTREAGYRVWIPFHFMPGGDESSGKSEDPFYRRLEVRPARLGDGSPMDRVLGRILEAGGRSYGLHLLGIALHVLADTWSHQGFIGLTRPENEVDDLEVEGEGRGFWEFLKEEFHDLAPKTGHAEALTIPDEPYRRWSYRDFRGDRHEIDNVERCLSAARECYRVLSVWLEKYPGWRRWVGRPLEEIESLFGELFEASGDLEERCRRWRKALREGRFFDPEPGEEPVYRRGAWFRQAVEVEFDEETGLRYRWRRNFNRSHWRLFHAAAAYHRFVVLNEILPGVGVVCG encoded by the coding sequence ATGCAGAAGGATTTTCACTTTTATGTCCTTTACATCCTGGCCCGCAGTGTGGGGTTCGGCCCGGGGGAGGCCGGGGTGGTGGCTTACGCCTCGCAATTCACGGACGACGCCGTGGAGGGGGATTCCCTGCGGTTCGAGAACGGGGGTTTCTTTCAACCGGTGGTGACCGCGCACAACTACCACAGTTTGCGAGGGGCCTTTGAGTCCCCCACCCGCGAGGCCGGCTACCGGGTGTGGATTCCCTTTCACTTCATGCCAGGAGGAGACGAGAGCTCCGGAAAGAGTGAAGATCCTTTTTACCGGCGGCTTGAGGTTAGGCCCGCAAGGCTCGGGGACGGTTCTCCCATGGACCGGGTCCTGGGGAGGATACTTGAGGCCGGGGGAAGGTCTTACGGGCTTCATCTTCTCGGAATAGCCCTTCATGTGCTGGCCGACACCTGGTCGCACCAGGGGTTCATCGGTTTGACCCGGCCGGAAAACGAGGTGGACGACCTGGAGGTGGAGGGGGAGGGCAGGGGATTCTGGGAGTTTTTGAAGGAGGAATTTCACGACCTTGCGCCTAAGACCGGGCATGCCGAGGCGCTTACCATTCCGGACGAACCCTATCGGCGCTGGTCTTACCGGGACTTCCGGGGGGACCGGCACGAAATAGACAATGTGGAACGGTGCCTTTCCGCGGCCCGGGAGTGTTACCGGGTGCTTTCGGTCTGGCTTGAGAAATATCCGGGGTGGAGACGATGGGTGGGGCGTCCCCTCGAGGAGATAGAAAGCCTTTTCGGGGAGCTTTTTGAGGCTTCCGGGGATCTCGAGGAGAGGTGCCGCCGGTGGCGGAAGGCTCTTCGGGAAGGGCGATTTTTCGATCCGGAGCCGGGGGAGGAGCCGGTTTACCGCCGGGGAGCCTGGTTCCGGCAGGCGGTGGAGGTGGAGTTTGACGAGGAGACGGGCCTCCGCTACCGCTGGCGGCGAAACTTCAACCGCAGCCACTGGCGCCTGTTTCACGCGGCCGCGGCCTATCACCGATTTGTAGTGCTGAACGAAATCCTGCCCGGGGTGGGGGTGGTGTGTGGATGA
- a CDS encoding response regulator transcription factor, translated as MRERFALSRGAGAIAALAAYDLWLLAFPLQGYFLLKAGGKGNFAWFVVPHTAGLFLTGVFGHRMGFPVLSRWAGLLVSLLTAIYPFAPAGAEDALMIPVGAASALLIVRIACLLSDSRDPPLASALGLALGNVLLGMTLLFDPPKEILFPLLGFLLLIQMVAPFPEQRPEPLADLKRYLPFIFAFYLLIGTFYVCLMPAYLEYRYLSGVELVFYIGAVLASATLFRRKPDYSLAVGVGMGVFAVAFLHEFNRLTSNLAMYAVQAAAGFMDVFCFGLFIRGRDVVRRFGLGAGAMLLGPTVGLPVLYSERWPMLMCVGGNLVLGLGLILFYLVQTTVRRREVVSPREKTAPASPVDETRLAEACRALGTPRELFSYREWETLKLALAGKPIREIASALGLSESSVKTYLQRVYRKLGVSSKSELIRKLGSLAG; from the coding sequence GTGAGGGAAAGGTTCGCCTTAAGTCGCGGGGCGGGGGCCATAGCGGCGCTTGCGGCCTATGACCTGTGGCTGCTGGCCTTCCCCCTTCAGGGATACTTCCTCCTTAAGGCCGGGGGAAAGGGAAACTTCGCCTGGTTCGTGGTTCCCCACACCGCGGGGCTTTTCCTGACCGGGGTGTTCGGCCATCGGATGGGTTTTCCCGTGCTTTCGCGGTGGGCCGGTCTTCTGGTCTCCCTTCTTACCGCGATCTATCCCTTTGCGCCCGCAGGGGCCGAAGACGCGCTGATGATCCCGGTGGGAGCGGCCTCGGCCCTTCTCATAGTGAGGATCGCCTGCCTCCTTTCCGACTCCCGGGACCCTCCCCTGGCCTCGGCCCTGGGCCTGGCCCTGGGAAATGTGCTCCTCGGAATGACCCTGCTTTTCGATCCCCCGAAGGAAATTCTCTTCCCCCTTCTGGGCTTTCTGCTCCTCATCCAGATGGTAGCTCCCTTTCCCGAACAACGACCCGAACCCCTCGCGGACCTCAAACGCTATCTCCCCTTCATCTTCGCCTTCTACCTCCTGATCGGCACCTTCTATGTGTGCCTCATGCCGGCCTATCTGGAGTATCGCTACCTCAGCGGGGTGGAGCTAGTCTTTTACATCGGGGCGGTGCTGGCCTCGGCCACCCTCTTCCGCCGCAAGCCGGACTACTCCCTGGCCGTGGGCGTGGGGATGGGGGTCTTCGCCGTGGCCTTCCTGCACGAGTTCAACCGGCTGACCAGCAATCTCGCCATGTATGCGGTTCAGGCCGCGGCCGGTTTCATGGATGTCTTCTGTTTCGGGCTTTTCATAAGGGGACGGGATGTGGTGCGCAGGTTCGGCCTGGGGGCCGGGGCCATGCTCCTCGGGCCCACGGTGGGTCTCCCGGTGCTTTACTCCGAAAGGTGGCCCATGCTTATGTGCGTGGGGGGAAACCTGGTGCTGGGGCTGGGGCTGATTCTCTTCTACCTGGTGCAGACGACGGTTCGAAGGCGCGAGGTCGTTTCGCCGCGGGAAAAAACCGCCCCGGCTTCCCCGGTGGACGAAACCCGCCTGGCCGAGGCCTGTCGGGCTCTCGGCACCCCGCGGGAGCTATTCTCCTACCGCGAATGGGAGACCCTGAAACTGGCCCTGGCCGGAAAACCCATTCGGGAAATAGCCTCCGCCCTGGGGCTCTCCGAGTCCTCGGTAAAGACCTACCTCCAGAGGGTGTATCGCAAACTGGGAGTCTCCTCCAAGAGCGAGCTCATCCGGAAACTGGGCAGCCTTGCTGGATAA
- a CDS encoding PEP/pyruvate-binding domain-containing protein yields the protein MIAFTSKALLANLAETAVGEIRPDERHLVLAEAVAGYRGLEKQAEELLKEAHHPYRNLRLVLTDLRSFALKNLQVILSHEKGPQALWVITDIFFWGFAERKKEFWAQAGEGLFSVLERTFEVLQEETWPRFLPVLEGVFEALCGLPEDRWQVFLESYYSYKRLAEKYREKSPLPAPDSLVELVKRSLIFTYKTWLRGPDPARFFPEIRDYGEIVRPVSHKTLRRYLRELEKKESPSLEDLLDFPDHLDLIKIFRNIPEKLDTILNKSGQEDIKLLFFFKIVENPVLSLIHEEVLREINRALVSLIRAESRENLDQLVVRTFEILKKKVRLFPWTALQCIKNLGFEILEREDPHLAEVFVEEVIRFGFQYPEIRGVDQEWHVLCNPAHLLNIRVWLEIFERNPKWCVTLLSALIINLKLAGTCIRDTDLFQKDVTRLLNADIAPVYNLVKQFCRLLPVYYHEIGAEGRLRDVSTELDEIYNRRDPLIHFLRKQSHVESSNLILDFIAAIFRFWFTLDKKPLRAFLPVELWESLSSKGPLVEEAHRAVYYLFQELGIKHPEELLRHPPEEIRRVLEKAPVQEPERRRVYLLYEMYLLEHQKYSLAPEDLRAYLEEVHYWGFEGMEELLEKLKEKKLEKRLSALLDYLEYLKDEIILSPKKFTPREDIYLKRHIAADIPSMYGRYHEKKFDALGLSFRLEALARNWFEELVESFDPPFITRATFFRILKLLKLFRKGLSIEGISSKKFDIYLHLLENSLEKRRFTYTQYLDIFRGLLEGVRHIIKAYYISPHVENLGIILRQMGRRRLLPRYRRGTSGLSEGEFIHRVTETFTRDLVASSFVLQPLDNFVSRLYQTLLKQRERLDPRDLDLLMSYDPDRALCDLNDPNPLARDLIHLGNKAYNLLLLTEEKLPVPPGFVITTEVFRCYPVVSRYREAYGDLLERIEERVRELERRTGRRFGSAENPLLLSVRSGAAISMPGMMSTILNLGSNPEIIEGLAERTGNLWFAWDTYRRFIQSWAMAHGLERELFNQLMRAHKRLHGVKKKREFSGEEMRELALLYRKMVENYGLSIPDDPWEQLARSIELIFSSWQARKARVYREIMGISEAWGTAVIVQAMTFGNLGLHSGTGVVFTAPPYGKLSRLALWGDYTPGNQGEDIVSGLVNTYPISVEQRKRENREGPSLEEAFPEIYRALFEIAQYLVYEKKWSHQEMEFTFEGPRREDLYILQVRDMVTQEERPRVRVFERMEELERYFLGKGIGVSGGALSGRLVFDLEDIQRFRREDPEAPLILVRYDTVPDDIKEISQADGLLTARGGQTSHAAIVASRLGKTCVVGCENLAIEEKEKLVRFNGRVVRLGEWISIDGLRGNVYLGKHSVREVVGLTPP from the coding sequence ATGATCGCCTTCACCTCAAAGGCGCTTTTGGCCAATCTGGCCGAAACCGCGGTTGGGGAGATTCGGCCGGACGAGAGGCATCTCGTTCTTGCGGAGGCGGTAGCGGGCTATCGGGGGCTGGAGAAACAGGCCGAGGAGCTCCTCAAAGAGGCTCATCACCCCTATAGAAATCTGCGACTGGTTCTTACCGATCTGCGTTCCTTCGCCCTCAAAAATCTGCAGGTCATTCTTTCCCACGAAAAGGGGCCCCAGGCCCTCTGGGTGATCACGGACATTTTCTTCTGGGGGTTTGCGGAAAGAAAAAAAGAATTCTGGGCCCAAGCCGGCGAAGGGCTTTTTTCCGTCCTGGAGAGAACCTTTGAGGTCTTACAGGAGGAGACCTGGCCCCGGTTCCTTCCGGTTCTCGAGGGAGTATTCGAGGCCCTTTGCGGTCTTCCTGAGGATCGCTGGCAGGTTTTTCTGGAAAGTTATTATTCCTACAAACGCCTTGCGGAGAAATACCGTGAAAAGAGTCCCCTTCCGGCGCCGGATTCGCTAGTCGAGCTGGTGAAACGATCCCTCATCTTCACCTATAAAACCTGGCTTCGGGGACCGGATCCTGCCCGCTTCTTTCCCGAGATCCGCGATTATGGAGAGATAGTGCGCCCGGTATCCCACAAAACCCTGCGGCGTTATCTTCGAGAGCTGGAAAAAAAGGAATCCCCCTCCCTGGAAGATCTCCTGGATTTTCCGGATCATCTGGATCTCATAAAGATTTTCAGAAACATTCCGGAAAAGTTGGATACTATTTTAAATAAAAGTGGACAAGAAGATATTAAGCTCCTATTTTTCTTTAAAATAGTTGAAAATCCCGTTCTTTCCCTTATTCATGAGGAGGTTCTGCGGGAAATAAATAGGGCTCTGGTTTCTCTAATTCGAGCTGAGAGCCGGGAGAATCTGGATCAACTTGTGGTGCGAACCTTCGAGATCCTCAAGAAAAAGGTTCGTCTTTTCCCCTGGACGGCTCTTCAGTGCATCAAGAATCTGGGGTTCGAGATCCTGGAGCGGGAGGATCCTCATCTGGCCGAGGTGTTCGTGGAGGAGGTGATCCGTTTCGGATTCCAGTATCCCGAGATCAGGGGCGTGGACCAGGAATGGCATGTGCTGTGCAATCCGGCTCACCTTCTCAACATCCGGGTGTGGCTGGAGATCTTTGAGCGCAATCCCAAGTGGTGCGTAACCCTGCTTTCCGCGCTCATCATCAACCTGAAACTGGCCGGAACCTGCATCAGGGACACGGACCTCTTTCAAAAGGATGTTACCCGGTTGCTCAATGCCGACATAGCCCCGGTTTACAACCTGGTTAAACAGTTCTGCCGTCTTCTTCCGGTTTACTATCACGAGATAGGGGCCGAGGGGCGCCTGCGGGATGTTTCCACGGAGCTTGACGAAATATACAACCGCAGGGATCCCCTCATCCATTTTTTAAGAAAACAGAGCCATGTGGAAAGTTCCAACCTGATTCTGGATTTCATTGCCGCCATATTTCGTTTCTGGTTCACTCTGGACAAAAAGCCTCTCCGTGCTTTTTTGCCCGTGGAACTCTGGGAGAGTCTGTCTTCCAAAGGACCGCTGGTAGAAGAGGCCCATCGGGCTGTTTACTATCTCTTTCAAGAGCTGGGGATCAAGCATCCGGAGGAACTCCTCCGCCATCCTCCTGAAGAGATTCGGAGAGTTCTTGAGAAAGCCCCGGTGCAGGAACCGGAAAGACGAAGGGTGTATCTCCTTTACGAGATGTATCTCCTCGAACACCAGAAATATAGCCTTGCTCCCGAGGATCTCCGGGCCTATCTGGAGGAAGTTCACTACTGGGGCTTTGAGGGAATGGAGGAACTGCTGGAGAAGCTCAAGGAGAAAAAGCTCGAGAAGCGCCTTTCGGCCCTCCTTGATTATCTGGAATATCTTAAAGATGAAATAATCCTCTCTCCGAAAAAATTTACTCCCCGGGAAGACATATACCTCAAGCGGCACATCGCCGCAGACATCCCTTCCATGTACGGTCGCTATCACGAGAAGAAGTTTGACGCCCTGGGGTTGAGCTTTCGTCTGGAGGCCCTGGCTCGGAACTGGTTCGAGGAACTGGTGGAGTCTTTCGATCCCCCCTTCATCACCCGGGCCACCTTTTTCCGCATCCTAAAACTCCTGAAACTCTTTCGGAAGGGGCTTTCCATCGAGGGCATCAGTTCCAAGAAGTTCGACATCTACCTCCACCTCCTGGAAAACTCCCTGGAAAAGCGGCGTTTTACCTATACCCAGTACCTGGACATATTCCGGGGACTTCTCGAGGGGGTTCGGCACATCATCAAGGCCTACTACATAAGTCCCCATGTGGAGAACCTGGGAATCATTCTCCGGCAGATGGGGCGTCGACGTCTTCTTCCCCGTTACCGTCGGGGAACCTCCGGGCTCTCCGAGGGGGAATTCATTCACCGTGTTACCGAGACCTTCACCCGGGATCTGGTGGCCTCCTCCTTCGTGCTCCAGCCGCTGGACAATTTCGTTTCCCGCCTGTACCAGACCCTTCTCAAGCAGAGGGAGCGGCTGGACCCCCGGGACCTGGATCTCCTCATGAGCTACGACCCCGATCGGGCCCTCTGCGACCTGAACGATCCCAATCCCCTGGCCCGGGATCTCATACACCTGGGCAATAAGGCCTACAACCTGCTCCTTCTCACCGAGGAAAAACTTCCGGTGCCTCCGGGTTTCGTGATCACCACCGAGGTGTTTCGCTGTTATCCCGTGGTGTCCCGGTATCGGGAGGCTTACGGGGATCTCCTCGAACGCATCGAGGAAAGGGTACGGGAGCTGGAAAGGCGCACCGGGAGGCGCTTCGGGTCGGCGGAAAATCCCCTTCTTCTCTCCGTGCGCAGCGGGGCGGCCATTTCCATGCCCGGCATGATGTCCACCATACTCAACCTGGGATCCAATCCCGAAATTATTGAAGGGCTTGCCGAGCGGACCGGTAATCTCTGGTTTGCCTGGGACACCTACCGGCGTTTTATTCAGAGCTGGGCCATGGCCCACGGACTGGAGCGGGAGCTCTTCAATCAGCTCATGAGGGCTCACAAGCGGCTTCACGGGGTCAAGAAAAAACGGGAATTTTCTGGAGAGGAGATGCGGGAGCTGGCCCTGCTTTACCGCAAAATGGTGGAAAATTACGGCCTCTCCATCCCGGACGATCCCTGGGAACAGCTGGCCCGCTCCATAGAACTCATCTTCTCCTCCTGGCAGGCCAGGAAGGCCCGGGTTTACCGGGAGATCATGGGGATCTCCGAGGCCTGGGGGACGGCGGTGATCGTGCAGGCCATGACCTTCGGCAATCTGGGGCTTCACTCCGGAACGGGTGTAGTGTTTACCGCTCCACCCTACGGAAAACTCTCGCGCCTGGCCCTGTGGGGGGATTACACCCCGGGGAACCAGGGGGAGGACATCGTTTCGGGTCTGGTGAACACCTATCCCATCTCCGTGGAGCAGCGAAAGCGCGAAAATCGCGAGGGTCCCTCCCTCGAGGAGGCCTTTCCCGAGATCTACCGGGCCCTTTTTGAGATCGCTCAATATCTGGTTTACGAGAAGAAGTGGTCTCACCAGGAGATGGAATTCACCTTTGAAGGACCCAGGCGTGAGGATCTCTACATCCTTCAGGTGCGGGACATGGTCACTCAGGAGGAAAGACCGCGGGTGCGCGTTTTCGAACGCATGGAGGAACTGGAGCGTTACTTCCTGGGCAAGGGGATCGGGGTCTCCGGAGGGGCCCTTTCCGGGCGGCTGGTGTTTGATCTGGAGGACATCCAGCGTTTTCGCCGGGAGGATCCCGAGGCTCCGCTCATCCTGGTGCGCTACGACACCGTGCCCGACGACATCAAGGAGATCAGCCAGGCCGACGGGCTCCTTACCGCCCGGGGAGGGCAGACCTCGCACGCGGCCATCGTAGCCTCCCGCCTGGGTAAGACCTGCGTGGTGGGCTGCGAGAACCTAGCCATCGAGGAAAAGGAGAAGCTCGTGCGTTTCAACGGCCGGGTGGTGCGCCTCGGAGAGTGGATCAGTATAGACGGGTTGAGGGGAAATGTATATCTGGGTAAACATTCCGTAAGGGAAGTGGTGGGCTTAACTCCGCCCTAA
- a CDS encoding DUF5615 family PIN-like protein yields MKLREYGIEAIHWSEVGSLTATDREIFSWAREREYVVVTHDLDFGAILAATHAKAPSVVQIRTLNVKPEVLAPKILDLLQKFEDHLRKGALMVLEETRSRVRILPL; encoded by the coding sequence ATGAAGCTCCGAGAATATGGAATCGAGGCTATCCACTGGAGTGAAGTGGGATCTCTTACTGCCACCGATCGTGAAATTTTTTCGTGGGCTAGGGAAAGAGAATATGTAGTTGTTACTCACGACCTGGATTTTGGAGCCATTCTTGCCGCCACCCATGCAAAAGCTCCCAGTGTCGTTCAGATCAGAACTTTAAATGTAAAACCTGAAGTATTAGCTCCCAAAATTCTGGATCTTCTACAAAAATTTGAAGATCATTTAAGAAAAGGAGCCCTGATGGTTCTCGAAGAGACGCGTTCGAGGGTCCGGATTTTACCTCTCTAA